TATAGAATATTGTTTTTTTACCAAGTTTTCTGTGATTGGCCTCCAGGATAGTCGGACAGATGAACCGCTGATGGGAAGCAATCAGTGAGAGGCCATTGATGTTACAATAAATATGAGCGGTTGCTTTAAGGCCGGTGGGGTCAGGCGTATATCTGAAGGATGCGCGAAGTTGGGAAAATTGCAATGGACTAGCAAGTCCTGGATTGCGAGTCTAGCAATATGAAGTACGATGTTTCAGAAACCCAATGCTCAGGTTAGGCAGCCCGATGGATTCATTTTGTGTTTCCATCCCCAGAGCTGTCAATTTTTAGAAGATCTAGTGTATATGCATCGCATGCAATACAATGCGGTGAGAGCCACGCGGGAATAGCGATTAGAATTTGACTGCATCACGCAcaatttcaaattttgaGCTATCAGCTGCTGAGTACTACATCGAGTGTCGGCGAATAGTGGTATGAACGTCGGCCTCGCTCTTGACACACTATATGATATGTTTAAGAGATCCAGACTTGAGAGAGATATGAGTGTTACCCGGCGTATTCCGTACATTATTTTTCATTGACTGTTCCGCCGATTGACATCCTTGCATCCGCAGGCTACAAACATCCGAACACCTCGTTCTGCAGGCTTTGGAAGGTGATGGAAAATGGGTTCGCGTTACCCGCGGTTGGAATTTCAAAAGACGAAGCGGATCCTACTCGGTGGCGATGGGGTCGCATTACATAAAAGAGTTAGATATTTGGAAAATTCACCTTATCAGAGGGAGAGTTAGTATCTGGTAAAGGAACCTACATAGCACAGACAGTCCAATATGGTATGTTTGACGATATATGGAGGAGATGAAAAACGAGAAAACCATGGTAATATGAGCACAGAAAGCTTGTCGTCAAACCCAGATCGAAGGCAGCTAGTTATGAGTGCACCAAGTTTCATTAGTTCGGGATAGATGTGAACGATTATTTGAGAGTAACGGGATAATATGAAAGCTTTAGAGCGTAATTCTAAGGCATAGTCTTCAAATGAATGGATATGGATTTGAATGAATCGTGGATCATACATCCTGGTTTTCTTGGAGGGATAATCAATGGGGATCGTTTTACTAACGTTGTTTATTTTGTTTTCAGGTTTTAGTTCAAGATTTGCTACACCCAACCgctgcttctgaagctAGAAAGCACAAGTTGAAGACTTTGGTTCAATCTCCAAGATCTTACTTCTTGGATGTTAAATGTCCTGGTTGCCTAAACATCACCACTGTGTTCTCTCACGCTCAAACCGCTGTGACCTGTGAGTCCTGTTCCACCGTTTTGTGTACTCCAACCGGTGGTAAGGCTAAGTTGTCTGAAGGTACTtctttcagaagaaagtaAATAAAGTTGTATATGTTTCAGTAATCTAAGCAATAGTCATCATTTGAGAAATAATCTAATCTAGCCCGGGAGTGTAACTTTTAGATCAAgtctttcttgattttcaTGTCTTTCAGCTATACGTTTAGTTCTTGAATCTAAGTTTTCCGGTGCTATTTACAGTTAAATACAATCACGCTTCACAGTTGATCGTTAATATCATGCTTTCTCTTGCTGTATAATTTATCCTTCCGTTTTGAATCTGTGGTAAAATCATGACCGAAGATCACGGCTAGATTCTCGACCTCATCTTCTATACGAGCGCTCTGTTCAACCTGTATCTCATTATACTTCCTGCTAATTTCTCTGTCCTGCTTTTTTAGATCtcttttgatctttttcaacctttctttctccagcttctcgaacttttcaactttcaaagctgctgctcctctcatcttcgtcttccCCTCCAAGCCCCACAAATCTCCCTTACATGCCTTTCTGGCATCGTGATAAATCTCTTTATTGAAGGATTTCGGTATCACCCATTTCTCTAGCTGGCCAGATGACCCACACAGATCAAACGTTACGTGGCCTTTCCGCTTAATTGGTTGATTAATTATACGAGGCCACGTCTGCTCTGTGTTATCACCTAAAGATCCTACGTCATAAAGCGCTTTGCTTTCCTGGCGCTGTCGATCAATTTCTGATATTGTCTCAATGTCTGTGAGCGCTCTTTCCGCAATTAGGTAAGAATAATTCAAAATCTCATAATTACGTCCATTGGGTCTTCCGGTTCCAGCTTTTGCAAGTCCAGGTTTTCCCACGCCATCTGTAGGTTCTTGCCAGGGTGTTGCTAAGACTTTGCCCTTCTTTAACTCAATAGTGAATTTAGGCCTCATAATGGATTTTTGGAAATTGCAGaatttcaatctctttcCTTCCTCATACTCGTAGTACCTAGGATTACCAACTTGCAGTGGACACCTTCTCTGATGGGGGCAGGGCGCtatgatcttcaaatggtAACTTTGTTCGGGATGTGAGTTTTTCTCCATTTCTCGCAAAATTTCTGGTTCAAACTCCAGATCCTGTGGTTCAATCTCCCCGTACCGCGATGTTATCTCTTCCATtatcttctttgcttcttcaTTAGTCTCATTACCATTGGACTCACGCAAATCGGCTAGCATAGCGGCCGAACCTCTTTGATAAGGTCTTGGAATCTTACCATGCTCATCAGGGTAGTTCTCAGGCCTGATCATAACCTGCCTTGCCCTGGCAATTGTCTCGAATCCTAATGGATTACCGCGCTCAATGATC
The sequence above is drawn from the Torulaspora globosa chromosome 5, complete sequence genome and encodes:
- a CDS encoding 40S ribosomal protein eS27 (ancestral locus Anc_5.265) is translated as MVLVQDLLHPTAASEARKHKLKTLVQSPRSYFLDVKCPGCLNITTVFSHAQTAVTCESCSTVLCTPTGGKAKLSEGTSFRRK
- the RSM22 gene encoding tRNA methyltransferase RSM22 (ancestral locus Anc_5.264), producing MLKATRIRCVNTIRFSSKLHKGKFDDVDIDLQPQSTSQRSFGVVLEENDDTANVIDRTELMSQQLQSPYRRKSGAPLHGRNAHEARLLPETLQARTFRDQIDLNPIVKQAISNNILSLQIPSNVRRSAANYFVDLYRRKLHKPAKTEMEVDAHIASVFVQNYGSIYQSLAELRKRVGWEKFNPKRILDVGYGPATGIVALNDLMGKDFKPELKEAVILSSLEMQKRAKIILSRQLNEIVDPVSTEAKSKEEMESNDDDLVEGKDLIGAVMTKKIKIKTKLSKSIPGSSQYDLIILTHQLLKHEERFPIQIDSNLEHYLKLLSPGGHIVIIERGNPLGFETIARARQVMIRPENYPDEHGKIPRPYQRGSAAMLADLRESNGNETNEEAKKIMEEITSRYGEIEPQDLEFEPEILREMEKNSHPEQSYHLKIIAPCPHQRRCPLQVGNPRYYEYEEGKRLKFCNFQKSIMRPKFTIELKKGKVLATPWQEPTDGVGKPGLAKAGTGRPNGRNYEILNYSYLIAERALTDIETISEIDRQRQESKALYDVGSLGDNTEQTWPRIINQPIKRKGHVTFDLCGSSGQLEKWVIPKSFNKEIYHDARKACKGDLWGLEGKTKMRGAAALKVEKFEKLEKERLKKIKRDLKKQDREISRKYNEIQVEQSARIEDEVENLAVIFGHDFTTDSKRKDKLYSKRKHDINDQL